A window from Peptococcaceae bacterium 1198_IL3148 encodes these proteins:
- a CDS encoding YhcN/YlaJ family sporulation lipoprotein: MLLTLCLGCADQSPQQKPQPTKTDVQIEVDPLLAQQVKALCREVTGVQNSTAVVVNKEISVAIEVTGFDRLRLKAIRQQAHQKISNQYQQYTVYLTSDKKLFKSLQDIEKQLTAGDSLSLPQLQQRVAKINKDMRG, encoded by the coding sequence TTGTTACTAACCTTATGTTTGGGTTGTGCAGACCAAAGCCCTCAACAAAAACCACAACCAACCAAAACCGACGTCCAAATAGAAGTTGACCCACTGTTGGCGCAACAGGTTAAAGCCCTTTGTAGAGAAGTAACTGGCGTCCAAAACAGTACCGCGGTGGTGGTAAACAAAGAAATATCTGTGGCCATAGAAGTAACGGGTTTTGACAGACTGCGTTTAAAAGCAATTCGGCAACAGGCGCATCAAAAAATCAGTAACCAATATCAGCAATATACCGTTTATTTAACTTCCGATAAAAAACTCTTTAAATCATTACAGGACATAGAAAAACAGCTAACTGCCGGTGATAGCCTGTCATTACCGCAGTTGCAGCAAAGGGTGGCTAAAATTAATAAAGATATGCGAGGTTAG
- a CDS encoding DUF421 domain-containing protein: MLLVAIRTIILFVLVTIGIRLMGKREIGQLQPYELVIMILLAELAALPMSNSGVPLVNGILPILILVLVQVSLSLLSLKSIRAREIICGTPVILIDKGKIVEQELKRIRYNINDLLEQLRAKNMFNIADVEFAILETSGELSVIPKSQKRPLAPADINIATNYEGLPTTLIIDGNLLSDNLAKNNLKEDWLKSQLNQLGINGYREVLFASVDSEGKLFYQKKGGRK, from the coding sequence ATGCTTTTGGTAGCCATACGGACCATAATATTGTTTGTGTTGGTCACAATTGGTATCAGATTGATGGGTAAACGTGAAATCGGTCAACTGCAACCCTATGAGTTAGTGATTATGATCCTATTAGCCGAATTGGCAGCGCTGCCGATGTCAAATTCCGGAGTTCCTCTGGTCAATGGGATTTTGCCAATTTTAATTTTAGTATTAGTTCAAGTAAGCCTGTCTTTATTGTCTTTAAAAAGTATCCGGGCACGGGAAATAATTTGTGGTACACCGGTAATTTTAATAGATAAAGGCAAAATTGTAGAGCAGGAACTCAAACGCATTAGATACAATATCAATGACCTATTGGAACAGTTAAGAGCTAAAAACATGTTCAATATTGCTGACGTTGAGTTTGCCATCCTGGAAACCAGCGGGGAGTTAAGCGTTATTCCTAAATCCCAAAAAAGGCCACTGGCTCCGGCGGATATAAACATTGCCACTAATTATGAAGGCTTACCTACTACATTAATAATTGATGGCAATTTATTAAGTGATAACTTAGCAAAGAATAATCTTAAAGAAGATTGGTTAAAGAGCCAACTTAATCAATTAGGTATTAATGGCTATCGGGAGGTACTATTTGCCAGTGTAGATTCTGAAGGAAAGTTGTTTTATCAAAAAAAAGGTGGTCGTAAATAA
- the folE gene encoding GTP cyclohydrolase I FolE — protein sequence MSEKFDEEKIKTAVGMILEAIGEDPEREGLLETPARVARMYRECFSGLHENPMAHLEKIFSEDHEEMVLVRDIPMYSMCEHHLLPFFGKTHVAYIPRNGNVTGLSKLARVVEGYARRPQLQERLTKQIADGIMEKLNPFGVVVVVEAEHMCMTMRGVRKPGAKTVTSAVRGLFQRNLASRQEAFSLILR from the coding sequence ATGAGTGAAAAATTCGATGAGGAAAAAATAAAAACCGCCGTCGGTATGATTTTGGAAGCCATTGGCGAAGACCCGGAACGCGAAGGTTTGCTTGAAACACCGGCAAGGGTAGCCCGAATGTATCGGGAATGTTTTAGTGGTCTCCATGAGAACCCAATGGCACATTTGGAAAAAATATTTTCTGAGGACCATGAAGAAATGGTATTGGTAAGGGATATACCGATGTATTCAATGTGCGAACATCATTTACTTCCATTTTTTGGAAAAACACATGTGGCTTATATCCCTCGCAATGGCAATGTAACTGGTTTGTCTAAATTAGCGCGGGTGGTGGAAGGATATGCCCGGAGGCCACAACTTCAGGAACGTTTAACTAAACAAATAGCCGATGGGATTATGGAAAAATTAAACCCCTTCGGCGTGGTGGTGGTGGTGGAAGCAGAACATATGTGTATGACCATGCGCGGTGTTCGAAAACCGGGAGCTAAAACGGTAACATCGGCTGTTAGAGGACTTTTTCAAAGGAATCTAGCCAGCAGACAAGAAGCATTTTCGCTTATACTTAGATAA
- a CDS encoding DUF4363 family protein, which produces MRLLVSLILIFSIFIGLGAWSNHALTTSAKEFAKEIDIIVVTAQQDQWDAAYQKIQHLRKRWDKQAAWWPIILDHQEIDNIEFALVKTAEYIKSNNKELSFGQLAELKLMIEHIPEKEAVTITNIL; this is translated from the coding sequence ATGAGGTTGCTGGTCTCACTTATCCTAATATTTTCTATCTTTATTGGATTGGGAGCTTGGTCAAACCATGCACTAACAACTTCTGCCAAGGAATTTGCTAAAGAAATAGATATTATTGTTGTCACCGCCCAACAAGATCAATGGGATGCCGCCTATCAAAAAATCCAACATCTACGTAAACGGTGGGATAAACAGGCCGCTTGGTGGCCAATAATTTTAGATCATCAGGAGATTGACAATATAGAATTCGCTCTGGTTAAAACTGCAGAATATATTAAAAGTAACAATAAAGAATTATCCTTCGGTCAACTGGCGGAACTAAAACTGATGATTGAACATATACCGGAAAAGGAGGCGGTAACCATTACCAACATACTATAG
- a CDS encoding tetratricopeptide repeat protein yields MRQLDKSKMWQVLSCAMEAMGARRLALRYIQRAIAINPQKLELHIQASRLFLKEGQVDQAALHCKKADIGVGPGGFLYLLDKASNGGYLSTNDQPLAVDKPDTVDIDAEVSDIATKFNNSGLLLLGQHKYCEAIACFEQAIKCSRRDPVILINLALAYSKVKDYNKSLNMLEQAQQMGYSSLELLGLKGYALFHLHRHEEAVTCFELARQMAPEDSAILGNLGSCYQELGKYNEAVECYKIAIGVTPQVAILYNNMAICLEKLDNDLQAQEYYIKAVSMPDADSIVFTNYAACLGKLGRYAEAIEFCDKAIDNEPNNYEAWGLKGNILMEMGKTNEAAKAFAKALGLAS; encoded by the coding sequence GTGCGGCAACTAGATAAATCTAAGATGTGGCAGGTTTTATCTTGTGCTATGGAAGCCATGGGTGCTCGCAGATTGGCACTGCGCTATATACAAAGGGCAATAGCCATCAATCCGCAAAAACTTGAATTGCACATTCAGGCCAGTAGATTGTTCTTAAAAGAGGGTCAGGTGGATCAAGCAGCATTACATTGCAAAAAAGCCGATATTGGAGTTGGCCCCGGTGGCTTTCTTTACTTACTGGACAAAGCCAGTAATGGTGGCTACTTAAGCACAAATGATCAACCTTTAGCTGTTGATAAACCGGATACCGTTGATATAGACGCAGAAGTAAGTGATATAGCCACAAAGTTTAATAATAGTGGACTGTTGCTTTTAGGACAGCATAAGTATTGTGAAGCCATCGCTTGCTTCGAACAGGCCATTAAGTGTAGCCGGCGGGACCCGGTGATTCTAATAAATTTGGCATTGGCCTATAGCAAGGTTAAAGATTATAATAAATCATTAAATATGCTGGAACAAGCCCAACAGATGGGTTATTCCTCTTTAGAGCTATTGGGTTTAAAAGGATATGCTTTATTTCATTTGCATAGGCATGAAGAGGCGGTTACCTGTTTTGAATTAGCCCGTCAAATGGCACCAGAAGATTCAGCTATTTTAGGCAATTTAGGTTCTTGCTATCAAGAGTTAGGCAAATATAACGAAGCGGTGGAATGTTACAAAATTGCCATTGGCGTCACTCCCCAGGTAGCTATATTATATAACAATATGGCTATATGTTTAGAAAAACTTGACAATGATCTACAGGCCCAAGAATACTATATCAAAGCTGTGTCCATGCCCGATGCTGACAGTATTGTATTTACTAATTATGCAGCATGCCTGGGCAAATTAGGGCGCTATGCTGAAGCCATTGAATTCTGTGATAAAGCCATTGATAATGAACCAAATAATTATGAAGCCTGGGGTCTAAAGGGAAATATACTCATGGAAATGGGTAAAACAAATGAGGCGGCCAAAGCCTTTGCCAAGGCATTGGGGCTTGCCAGTTAA
- the spoVAD gene encoding stage V sporulation protein AD — MLHGHQTWVFRNKPTIVSTATVVGPFEGQGPLTEDFDVIHGDIWLGQDSFEKAEKKMMEEASEMAIAKAGLQKEDIQFFLSGDLLNQIITSSFSARTLSVPYIGLFGACSTSMESLALASLLIDSKAAQFVLSGTASHNATAEKQFRYPTEYGSQKPPTAQWTVTGAGVAVLGTEGTGPKVTAATIGRVIDMGISDPFNMGGAMAPAAVDTITAHFRDLNIKANEYDLIATGDLGRVGHQIATDLFKKHNINIPEEIFTDCGLLIYNQDQPVFSGGSGCGCAATVTYGHILNRMKRGELRKVLIVATGALLSPLSYQQKETIPGIAHAVAIEYQQ; from the coding sequence GTGTTGCATGGTCATCAAACCTGGGTATTTCGCAATAAGCCCACCATTGTATCCACTGCCACAGTGGTTGGCCCCTTTGAAGGCCAAGGGCCGCTAACTGAAGATTTTGATGTCATTCATGGAGACATATGGTTAGGCCAGGACAGCTTTGAGAAGGCAGAAAAGAAAATGATGGAAGAAGCATCAGAAATGGCCATTGCAAAAGCTGGACTTCAGAAAGAAGATATCCAGTTTTTTTTAAGCGGGGATCTATTAAATCAAATTATAACCAGCAGTTTTTCGGCCAGAACATTGTCAGTTCCTTATATTGGTTTGTTTGGGGCCTGTTCCACTTCTATGGAGAGTTTAGCTTTGGCTTCTTTGTTAATAGATAGCAAAGCTGCTCAATTTGTACTCAGTGGCACCGCTAGTCATAATGCCACTGCAGAAAAACAATTCCGTTATCCCACCGAATATGGATCCCAAAAGCCGCCAACGGCTCAATGGACAGTGACCGGAGCGGGGGTGGCGGTATTGGGCACCGAAGGAACTGGACCCAAGGTAACAGCTGCCACCATCGGCCGAGTAATTGATATGGGTATCAGTGATCCATTTAATATGGGGGGCGCCATGGCACCGGCAGCGGTGGATACCATAACCGCCCACTTTAGAGATTTAAACATCAAGGCAAATGAGTATGATTTGATAGCCACCGGAGACCTAGGTCGGGTCGGCCATCAAATTGCGACGGATTTGTTTAAGAAGCATAATATCAATATTCCAGAGGAAATATTTACCGACTGTGGGTTATTGATATATAACCAAGATCAACCGGTCTTCTCAGGTGGGAGTGGTTGTGGTTGTGCAGCCACCGTTACCTATGGACATATTCTCAATCGCATGAAAAGGGGAGAATTGAGAAAAGTATTAATAGTTGCCACTGGGGCTTTATTATCACCGCTTTCCTACCAACAAAAAGAAACCATTCCCGGTATCGCCCATGCAGTGGCTATTGAGTATCAACAATAG
- the spoVAE gene encoding stage V sporulation protein AE — MESYLWAFVVGGIICVIGQLLMDVAKLTPAHTMSTLVVAGAVLAGLGLYEPLIDFAGAGATVPITSFGNSLLHGAMAEAEQTGIVGILTGIFEVTSAGISAAIIFGFIAALLVRPKG; from the coding sequence TTGGAATCATATTTATGGGCCTTTGTGGTTGGAGGCATTATTTGCGTAATTGGTCAGCTTTTAATGGATGTCGCTAAACTGACCCCCGCTCACACCATGAGTACACTGGTGGTGGCGGGAGCAGTTTTAGCGGGCTTAGGTTTATATGAACCACTGATTGACTTTGCTGGAGCGGGTGCAACTGTGCCCATCACCAGCTTTGGCAATTCGTTGTTACATGGAGCAATGGCGGAGGCTGAACAGACGGGGATAGTGGGCATACTGACAGGCATTTTTGAAGTTACCAGTGCCGGTATATCAGCAGCCATAATATTTGGTTTCATTGCTGCCCTGTTAGTCAGGCCTAAAGGTTAA
- a CDS encoding DUF1657 domain-containing protein, whose product MTIAAEVKQTMASLKGVQQTLKAFAMLHPEQQSKDILEFNINKIEKVIANIEGRIKQLEYEEPQYRGF is encoded by the coding sequence ATGACCATAGCAGCAGAAGTGAAACAGACCATGGCCAGTCTTAAAGGTGTTCAGCAGACTTTAAAGGCCTTTGCCATGCTTCATCCGGAGCAACAATCAAAGGATATTCTAGAATTTAACATTAATAAAATTGAAAAGGTGATTGCCAATATAGAAGGTCGAATTAAGCAATTGGAATATGAAGAACCTCAATACCGAGGTTTTTAA
- a CDS encoding DUF366 family protein, with translation MIAKFVDSVKQYDGTQLCSLWAFRNFGLQGDSIVSFRGRCHVQIDHMVDLADVRANDSIYSEDMLHFIVEHFDMDLEKTVTRQRLLIAIIKEVLEDLTGCRLKRNGDDLYLNDAKLSVSIATLSPVSTVIHTGINISSNNTPVPTVSITDLGWPENRSAELADKIGQRYANEIESIRLARCKVRGVQ, from the coding sequence ATGATTGCCAAATTTGTAGATAGTGTTAAGCAATATGACGGAACACAACTGTGTTCGCTATGGGCCTTTAGAAATTTTGGCCTTCAGGGGGACAGCATTGTTAGTTTTAGAGGCCGATGCCATGTGCAAATTGATCATATGGTTGATTTGGCCGATGTGAGAGCAAATGATAGTATTTATAGTGAAGATATGCTACATTTTATAGTAGAACATTTTGATATGGATTTAGAAAAAACAGTTACACGGCAGCGATTATTAATTGCTATAATTAAAGAAGTGCTGGAAGATCTTACGGGTTGTCGACTGAAGCGTAACGGAGATGATCTATATTTAAACGATGCTAAACTATCCGTTTCTATTGCCACCCTAAGTCCAGTATCCACTGTGATTCATACTGGGATAAATATTTCATCTAACAATACACCGGTACCTACTGTAAGTATAACGGATCTTGGTTGGCCAGAAAATCGCAGTGCAGAATTAGCTGACAAAATTGGGCAGCGTTATGCTAATGAAATAGAGAGCATTAGGCTAGCCCGCTGCAAAGTTCGCGGAGTGCAATGA
- a CDS encoding DUF421 domain-containing protein, with protein sequence MPEWLNVFLRSLGILVLTLLLIRLMGKRQTAQLTFFDLITAIAVGAIATVISLDLVEISTGLVALAVWTLIPIALYLLSLKYKTVRDILQGKETILINHGKVLEDKLVEARLTPEDLLSKLRRKDVFAFADVEFAILEPNGDVSVLLKKDRQPLSAKTMGITVSQESVPQTIMLDGVMMDEPLTAMGLNRHWLHTELEKVGVAPENVFLAQVDSMGQLYLDLFNDAIIVPKPKTKELAHATLKKCQADCELYALGTKQPEAKEMFGHCAKELADVVNDLEPLLKR encoded by the coding sequence ATGCCTGAATGGTTAAATGTGTTTTTGCGTTCGTTAGGAATATTAGTATTAACGCTTTTGCTGATTAGATTAATGGGCAAAAGACAGACCGCCCAACTCACATTTTTTGATTTAATCACCGCAATTGCTGTAGGGGCCATTGCCACAGTTATTTCATTAGACTTAGTAGAGATTTCTACCGGTCTAGTGGCACTGGCAGTTTGGACATTGATCCCGATAGCTTTATATTTGCTATCACTGAAATATAAAACTGTCCGGGACATTCTGCAAGGGAAGGAAACCATTTTAATAAACCATGGCAAAGTGCTTGAAGACAAGTTGGTTGAAGCCAGGCTTACCCCCGAAGATTTGTTGAGTAAATTAAGAAGAAAGGACGTCTTTGCCTTCGCCGATGTGGAATTTGCTATTTTAGAACCCAATGGCGATGTCAGTGTTCTGCTGAAAAAGGACAGACAACCTCTATCTGCAAAAACCATGGGTATTACAGTCAGCCAAGAGAGCGTGCCCCAAACGATAATGCTGGATGGGGTGATGATGGATGAACCATTAACAGCCATGGGTCTGAACAGGCATTGGTTGCATACCGAATTGGAAAAAGTAGGTGTGGCACCGGAAAATGTATTTTTAGCCCAGGTTGATTCCATGGGGCAGCTTTATCTAGACCTGTTTAATGATGCCATCATTGTACCAAAACCTAAAACCAAAGAATTGGCCCATGCAACTTTAAAGAAGTGTCAAGCTGATTGTGAGTTATATGCATTGGGCACTAAGCAACCAGAGGCAAAGGAAATGTTTGGTCACTGTGCCAAGGAATTGGCTGACGTAGTTAACGACCTTGAACCATTGCTTAAGAGATAA
- the spoVAC gene encoding stage V sporulation protein AC yields the protein MSNKIKKKLTPTQQEYQKIAKAREPQRPVVANCLRAFLVGGAICALGQGVSEIFLWNFDFTEKTVGNPTVAVLIIISVILTSFGVYDHLAQWAGAGSAVPITGFANSVASAAIEHRSEGLVLGVGGNMFKLAGSVIVFGVFAAFVIALINTTFSMLGGA from the coding sequence ATGTCTAATAAAATCAAGAAAAAATTAACGCCCACACAACAAGAATATCAAAAGATTGCTAAGGCCCGGGAGCCCCAGCGACCAGTGGTGGCCAACTGCTTGAGAGCTTTTTTGGTAGGTGGAGCCATTTGCGCGTTGGGTCAAGGGGTATCAGAAATTTTTCTTTGGAACTTTGACTTTACCGAAAAAACCGTCGGTAATCCGACCGTGGCAGTATTGATTATTATTTCTGTAATCCTGACATCATTTGGGGTCTATGACCATCTGGCCCAATGGGCAGGGGCAGGTTCAGCGGTGCCAATTACCGGCTTTGCTAATTCGGTGGCTTCAGCAGCCATTGAACACCGCAGCGAAGGCTTGGTGTTGGGGGTGGGAGGTAATATGTTTAAATTGGCGGGTTCGGTAATTGTATTTGGTGTCTTTGCCGCCTTTGTCATCGCTCTGATAAATACCACATTTTCTATGTTGGGAGGGGCATAA
- a CDS encoding YpmA family protein, with amino-acid sequence MGTGEKREPKLELIAHKSFSNYDEMYRVVDFLNRTLKDKNLIFGLTKSDDTITINIYET; translated from the coding sequence ATGGGTACAGGGGAAAAAAGAGAGCCGAAGTTGGAACTAATTGCACATAAGTCATTCTCCAATTACGATGAGATGTATCGAGTGGTGGACTTTTTAAACCGAACATTAAAAGATAAAAATTTAATTTTTGGATTAACCAAAAGTGATGATACTATCACCATTAAT